A region of Neovison vison isolate M4711 chromosome 7, ASM_NN_V1, whole genome shotgun sequence DNA encodes the following proteins:
- the GPR137 gene encoding integral membrane protein GPR137: MESNLSGLVPAAGLVPALPPAVTLGLTAAYTTLYALLFFSVYAQLWLVLLYGHKRLSYQTVFLALCLLWAALRTTLFSFYFRDTPRANRLGPLPFWLLYCCPVCLQFFTLTLMNLYFAQVVFKAKAKRRPEMSRGLLAVRGAFVGASLLFLLVNVLCAVLSRRRRAQPWALLLVRVLVSDSLFVICALSLAACLCLVARRAPSTSIYLEAKGTSVCQAAAMGGAMVLLYASRACYNLAALALAPRSRLDAFDYDWYNVSDQADLVNDLGNKGYLVFGLILFVWELLPTTLLVGFFRVHRPPQDLSTSRILNGQVFGSRSYFFDRAGHCEDEGCSWEHGRSESTSMSGSLGSGSWYGTIGREPGWCGGSQTRTTPLLFSQVLGPGGHHHSLYSTPQT; encoded by the exons ATGGAGAGTAACCTGTCTGGCCTGGTGCCTGCTGCTGGGCTGGTTCCTGCGCTGCCTCCCGCCGTGACCCTGGGGCTGACTGCGGCCTACACCACTTTGTATGCCCTGCTCTTCTTCTCGGTATATGCCCAGCTCTGGCTGGTACTTCTCTATGGGCACAAGCGTCTGAGCTATCAGACAGTGTTCCTGGCACTCTGTCTGCTCTGGGCTGCCTTGCGCACCACCCTCTTCTCCTTCTACTTCCGAGATACCCCCCGAGCCAACCGTCTGGGACCCCTGCCCTTTTGGCTTCTCTACTGCTGCCCTGTCTGCCTGCAGTTCTTCACCCTGACACTTATGAATCTCTACTTTGCCCAG GTTGTGTTCAAGGCCAAGGCGAAGCGCCGGCCGGAGATGAGCCGAGGCTT GCTGGCTGTCCGAGGGGCCTTCGTGGGGGCCTCGCTGCTCTTTCTGCTGGTGAACGTGCTGTGCGCTGTGCTGTCCCGCCGGCGCCGGGCACAGCCCTGGGCCCTCCTGCTGGTGCGAGTCCTGGTGAGCGACTCCCTCTTTGTTATCTGCGCActctctcttgctgcctgcctctgccttgtCGCCCGGCGGGCACCCTCCACCAGCATCTACCTGGAGGCCAAG GGGACCAGTGTGTGCCAGGCCGCTGCGATGGGTGGCGCCATGGTCCTGCTCTACGCTAGCCGGGCCTGCTACAACCTGGCGGCCTTGGCCTTGGCCCCCCGGAGTCGGCTGGATGCCTTCGATTATGACTGGTACAACGTCTCTGACCAG GCGGACCTGGTGAATGACCTGGGGAACAAAGGCTACCTGGTGTTTGGCCTCATCCTCTTTGTGTGGGAGCTGCTGCCCACCACCCTGTTGGTGGGCTTCTTCCGGGTGCACCGGCCCCCGCAGGACCTG AGCACCAGCCGCATCCTCAACGGGCAGGTCTTTGGCTCCCGTTCCTACTTCTTTGACCGGGCCGGACACTGTGAGGACGAGggctgctcctgggagcacggccGTAGCGAGAGCACCAG CATGTCCGGCAGCCTGGGCTCCGGCAGCTGGTACGGCACCATCGGGCGGGAGCCGGGCTGGTGCGGAGGCAGCCAGACACGGACCactcctctgctcttctcccaggTGCTGGGACCAGGTGGCCACCACCACAGTCTCTACTCCACCCCACAGACGTGA